In a genomic window of Vicia villosa cultivar HV-30 ecotype Madison, WI unplaced genomic scaffold, Vvil1.0 ctg.000073F_1_1, whole genome shotgun sequence:
- the LOC131623483 gene encoding uncharacterized protein LOC131623483: protein MGLGCCQLVLKVFDDRSQRSSDDGAVFLRKNLFRAGANQSPFSIQHLIHPQIVSFFNIVNRYNRLARDKASVKAKDMILNWIDIKIVVPKLICILRKSSVWWIGLRNWFGNSFLGSFFAKFIEVHSLFGSIISVVVKLWMGNTLTQSLSLCLYLSFFIY from the exons ATGG GCTTAGGGTGTTGTCAACTCGTGCTCAAGGTGTTTGATGATAGGTCTCAAAGAAGCTCGGATGATGGTGCTGTATTTTTGAGGAAGAACCTTTTCAGGGCTGGTGCAAATCAATCTCCTTTTTCCATTCAACATTTGATTCATCCACAAATTGTGAGTTTTTTCAATATTGTGAACCGGTATAATCGACTTGCGCGTGATAAAGCTAGTGTTAAAGCTAAAGATATGATCCTTAATTGGATAGATATAAAGATTGTGGTTCCTAAACTCATTTGTATCTTGCGGAAGAGTTCTGTTTGGTGGATTGGATTAAGGAATTGGTTTGGTAACTCCTTTTTAGGTTCTTTTTTTGCTAAGTTTATTGAAGTCCATAGCTTGTTTGGCTCAATTATTAgtgttgttgttaaattgtggaTGGGAAATACCCTAACACAATCTCTTTCACTATGTTTGTACCTTTCATTTTTCATCTATTGA